The following coding sequences are from one Sylvia atricapilla isolate bSylAtr1 chromosome 23, bSylAtr1.pri, whole genome shotgun sequence window:
- the IL10RA gene encoding interleukin-10 receptor subunit alpha has translation MVPSATALAPWLALLLACLTHGEGLPSPRSVRFTAEVGWHLLRWEPGHGCPSNARYNVEYKVYGSNTAWTAVPGCGKTSKLSCDLTNYTLDPEQRYFARVRAVFGDQKSPWKRTGSFSPQEAGLRLAGQSLSVVGNSIQVRLQLLLPPGNISLEDRELQRTMTRYHVYLRRTRDNHTLTVVEESPEFTIRELFWLTEYCLSVEPSLANRPVPTRRTEEQCVTTGHGDSSTELLPTILSSSLITLLLLGLLGALLACTYIRSPVRTPSVLKSFMKQSSLRVEHEPPSSGGLDADPTQQLFLCQKEPDSSPEGSSSSTVQPPLEQGWKLPAWPKDLLGPTRSRDSSGTSTDSGICLHIPSSSSSSSSSSSCSAGPEPQGYRQQLPVAEDSGVGLGSPCPAPGCPPGSGNAGPGDPGLSAAPGQDDVQFRGYLQQSKGTVGPEQPPDKGEPPSGCAGSVQSVGSTDTALDMECSELPVSKGYLKQSSPEHPLTQGLAPRGDPAWDFSGQVGPQAPTLLSWAAPGAPLTSKASPDLKTPFDLNIFNNTAFLGTLPLISSLSSNWIMPPISPLSQLGGDSKDSRL, from the exons ATGGTCCCCTCTGCCACCGCCCTGGCGCCCtggctggccctgctcctggcCTGCCTGACCCACG GTGAGGGGCTGCCGAGCCCCCGCAGTGTGCGCTTCACCGCCGAGGTGGGATGGCACCTGCTGAGGTGGGAGCCAGGCCACGGGTGCCCCAGCAACGCCCGCTACAACGTGGAGTACAAAGT CTATGGCTCAAATACCGCCTGGACGGCCGTCCCAGGCTGCGGGAAGACCTCGAAGCTCTCCTGTGACCTCACCAACTACACCCTGGACCCGGAGCAGCGCTACTTCGCGCGGGTCAGGGCCGTGTTCGGGGACCAAAAGTCCCCCTGGAAAAGGACTGGCTCCTTCTCCCCACAGGAAG CTGGCCTGCGCCTGGCGGGGCAGAGCCTCTCCGTGGTGGGCAACTCCATCCAGGTgcggctgcagctgctcctaCCTCCCGGGAACATCAGCCTGGAGGACAGAGAGCTCCAGAGGACAATGACCCGCTACCACGTGTACCTCAGGAGGACGCGGGACAACCACACG CTGACGGTGGTGGAGGAGAGCCCAGAGTTCACCATCAGGGAGCTGTTCTGGCTCACTGAGTACTGCCTGAGCgtggagcccagcctggccaaCAGGCCTGTCCCCACCAGGCGCACCGAGGAGCAGTGTGTCACCACCGGCCACGGGGACA gcagcacagagcttcTTCCGAccatcctcagctcctccctcatcacgctgctgctgctgggcctcCTGGGGGCTCTGCTGGCCTGTACGTACATCAGGAGCCCCGTGAGGACACCGTCTGTCCTG aaGTCCTTCATGAAGCAGAGCTCTCTCCGGGTGGAGCATGAGCCCCCGTCCTCGGGGGGCCTGGATGCAGACCCCACgcagcagctcttcctgtgCCAGAAGGAGCCGGACAGCAGCCccgagggcagcagcagcagcacagtccagccgcccctggagcagggctggaagctCCCAGCGTGGCCCAAGGACCTGCTGGGGCCCAcgaggagcagggacagcagcgGCACCAGCACCGACAGCGGCATCTGCCTGCACATCccctcctcgtcctcctcctcctcctcctcctcgagCTGCTCTGCGGGCCCCGAGCCCCAGGGctacaggcagcagctgcccgTGGCTGAGGACAGTGGGGTGGGCTTGGggagcccctgccctgctcctggctgccccCCTGGCAGCGGGAATGCCGGCCCAGGTGATCCCGGGCTCTCCGCTGCCCCCGGCCAGGACGATGTGCAGTTCCGGGGGTACCTGCAGCAGTCCAAGGGCACCGTGGGGCCAGAGCAGCCCCCGGACAAGGGGGAGCCCCCCTCGGGCTGTGCAGGGTCCGTGCAGAGCGTGGGCAGCACCGACACCGCGCTGGACATGGAGTGCTCCGAGCTGCCTGTGTCCAAAGGGTATTTGAAGCAGTCTTCTCCTGAGCACCCCCTCACACAGGGCCTCGCTCCACGGGGGGACCCTGCCTGGGATTTCTCCGGCCAGGTGGGGCCCCAAGCCCCCactctgctgagctgggcagctccaggtgccCCACTGACCTCCAAAGCCAGCCCTGATCTGAAAACTCCCTTCGACCTGAACATCTTCAACAACACTGCCTTCCTGGGGACCCTTCCTCTCatctccagcctcagctccaaCTGGATCATGCCTCCCATCAGTCCCCTGAGCCAGCTGGGTGGGGACAGCAAGGACAGCCGCCTGTGA
- the FXYD2 gene encoding sodium/potassium-transporting ATPase subunit gamma isoform X1 has product MRFVSQLMRLPVGAHSQSEAPAGRHAEAMGDGQVPEQGQDRFSYDYDTIRNGGLIFAVVAFVIGLLIILSQRFHCRGRKKRRQGNEDEL; this is encoded by the exons ATGAGGTTTGTCTCCCAATTAATGCGCCTTCCCGTGGGTGCCCACTCGCAGAGCGAGGCGCCCGCAGGACGACACGCCGAAGCCATGGGTGACG GCCAAGTGCCCGAGCAGGGCCAGGACAGGTTCAGCTACG acTATGACACCATCCGCAACGGGGGACTGATCTTCGCCGTCGTGGCTTTTGTCATCGGGCTCCTCATCATCCTCA GCCAGCGGTTCCActgcagagggaggaagaagaggag ACAAGGGAACGAGGACGAGCTGTAG
- the FXYD2 gene encoding sodium/potassium-transporting ATPase subunit gamma isoform X2 — MARRGSAGTRTRSSGCPALPGGWHGQVPEQGQDRFSYDYDTIRNGGLIFAVVAFVIGLLIILSQRFHCRGRKKRRQGNEDEL, encoded by the exons ATGGCGAGGAGAGGGAGCGCTGGGACAAGGACACGCAGCTCGGGGTGCCCTGCCCTCCCCGGCGGCTGGCACG GCCAAGTGCCCGAGCAGGGCCAGGACAGGTTCAGCTACG acTATGACACCATCCGCAACGGGGGACTGATCTTCGCCGTCGTGGCTTTTGTCATCGGGCTCCTCATCATCCTCA GCCAGCGGTTCCActgcagagggaggaagaagaggag ACAAGGGAACGAGGACGAGCTGTAG
- the TMPRSS13 gene encoding transmembrane protease serine 13 — translation MDGKTSPVSAGGAGDPLPSAFGGGTRLSRLLPGVLLPSGRRQKEPGEPPEAALGTRRESGQQHPGACPALAEVSRLSGALPHWSCEPRGPTTASPSSVPPSLLHVSKVSSIFGARPPQPRENVLGISFKPYSPESGPAPSPCSACESTRSSMFRAPCMSQRRLALIFCVSVLIVLLVALILLFMFWRSQTGILYKEPAESCKDSAVRCDGVVDCSQRSDELGCVRFSSDESLLHVYSSTENQWLPVCSSDWDESFSRKTCRQLGFQNASQTEYIPLHVSGKSLTVTDERETIQQSLNSSQCLTGKYVSLRCTTCGQRISGRIIGGKETSVNKWPWQVSVQYGPIHICGGTIIDAQWVLTAAHCFFMNSMKILDDWKVYGGVSDLKQPMEGIAVSQVIINSNYSDDHDDYDIALMKLSRPLTLSAQVRPACLPMYGQRFQTGRSCFITGFGKTRENEDNTSPKLREAEVKLIDYKICNSDKVYEGYLTPRMMCAGYLQGGKDACQGDSGGPLVCEDDGRWYVAGVTSWGTGCGQKNKPGVYTRVTKLLSWIYSKMESEND, via the exons ATGGACGGCAAAACCTCCCCGGTAAGTGCCGGCGGCGCCGGGGACCCGCTCCCCTCGGCCTTTGGGGGAGGGACCCGTCTCTCCCGCCTGCTCCCCGGGGTGCTCCTTCCCAGCGGCAGGAGGCAGAAGGAGCCGGGGGAGCCGCCGGAGGCGGCCCTTGGCACACGGAGGGAGAGCGGCCAGCAGCATCCCGGTGCCTGCCCTGCGCTGGCTGAGGTGTCGAGGCTCTCGGGTGCTTTGCCACACTGGAGCTGTGAACCGAGGGGACCG ACCACTGCCTCGCCCAGCAGTGTCCCCCCCAGCCTCCTCCATGTCTCCAAGGTCAGCAGCATCTTCGGTGCCCGACCTCCGCAGCCTCGAGAGAACGTCCTGGGCATCAGCTTCAAACCCTACAGCCCCGAGTCCGGCCCGGCGCCGAGCCCCTGCTCCGCCTGTGAGAGCACAC GATCCTCCATGTTCAGAGCTCCCTGCATGAGCCAGCGGCGGCTTGCGCTCATCTTCTGCGTCTCCGTCCTCATCGTGCTGCTCGTCGCCCTCATCCTGCTGT TCATGTTCTGGCGGTCGCAGACGGGAATCCTGTACAAGGAAccagcagagagctgcaagGACAGCGCCGTGCGCTGCGACGGCGTCGTCGACTGCTCCCAGAGGAGCGACGAGCTGGGCTGTG tGCGCTTCTCCTCCGACGAGTCCTTGCTCCACGTCTACTCCAGCACCGAGAACCAGTGGCTGCCCGTGTGCAGCAGTGACTGGGACGAGTCCTTCTCCAGGAAAACCTGCCGGCAGCTGGGATTTCAGAA TGCGTCACAGACAGAGTACATCCCCCTGCACGTCTCTGGCAAGAGCCTCACGGTGACTGATGAGCGAGAGACCATCCAGCAGAGCCTCAACAG ctcccagtgtcTCACGGGAAAGTACGTGTCCCTGCGGTGCACAA CCTGCGGGCAGAGGATTTCCGGCCGGATCATCGGCGGGAAGGAGACGTCGGTGAACAAATGGCCCTGGCAGGTCAGCGTGCAGTACGGGCCCATCCACATCTGCGGGGGCACCATCATCGACGCCCAGTGGGTGCTCACGGCTGCCCACTGCTTCTTCAt gaacagcatGAAGATCCTGGATGACTGGAAGGTGTACGGAGGGGTGTCGGACCTGAAGCAGCCCATGGAGGGCATCGCCGTGTCCCAGGTCATCATCAACTCCAACTACAGCGACGACCACGACGACTACGACATCGCCCTCATGAAGCTCTCCAGGCCACTGACACTCTCAG CCCAGGTGCGCCCCGCCTGCCTGCCCATGTACGGCCAGCGATTCCAGACCGGCAGGTCCTGCTTCATCACCGGCTTCGGGAAGACCAGGGAGAATGAAG ATAACACGTCCCCGAAGCTGCGGGAGGCCGAGGTGAAGCTGATCGACTACAAGATCTGCAACAGCGACAAGGTGTACGAGGGTTACCTGACGCCCCGCATGATGTGCGCCGGCTacctgcagggagggaaggacGCCTGCCAG GGTGACAGCGGAGGGCCGCTGGTCTGCGAGGACGATGGCCGCTGGTATGTGGCCGGGGTGACGAGCTGGGGGACAGGATGTGGCCAGAAGAACAAGCCCGGGGTGTACACACGTGTGACAAAGCTCCTCAGCTGGATATACAGCAAAATGGAG AGCGAGAACGACTAA
- the FXYD6 gene encoding FXYD domain-containing ion transport regulator 6 has translation MEAALIFLCSLLVPAAVADVATQEKEEEDPFNYDYQSLRIGGLVFAVVLFTVGILLILSRRCRCSFKQKPRAPGDEEAQAENLITSNATAAQKAEN, from the exons ATGGAGGCAGCGCTCATCttcctgtgctccctgctggTACCAGCGGCCGTGGCAGACG TGGCCAcccaggagaaggaggaggaggatccCTTTAACTATG ATTACCAGAGCCTGAGGATCGGGGGGCTGGTGTTCGCCGTGGTCCTGTTCACCGTGGGCATTCTCCTCATCCTCA gcaggaggtgcaggTGCAGTTTCAAGCAGAAGCCCAG GGCTCCCGGGGACGAGGAGGCTCAGGCGGAGAACCTGATCACCTCGAACG CGACGGCggcacagaaagcagagaacTGA